A stretch of Flavobacterium sp. N2270 DNA encodes these proteins:
- the secDF gene encoding protein translocase subunit SecDF: MQNKGLIKFFAIIFALVCIYQLSFTFVANSISSDAKTFAKGDFSKELRYLDSIGKENVFLGKTYNEVRDNQLQKGLDLEGGINVILQISVKDVLNGLANDSKNPGFKKALADAKTNQSGNQDYIDAFFVEANNANLKLASADIFGNRNLDEVIKFDMTNAQVEPIIKQKVIESVESAFKVLRERIDKFGVTQPNIQMLGNSGRILVELPGAKDVDRIKKLLQSTAQLEFWETFKVEEISGFIVAANEALKKTEVEVKSEVVENAATGIDSLLTDKSADTINKSNGPLFDKMLMGGQQGSPYVGIFLTKDTAQVRAYLTRSDIKSLLPAELANVKFVWGKIDEKKPEGVELYALKGSRDGKAPISGGVIVDATDTFDQMGKPAVSMQMDGTGARLWEKLTGSVSQQGNAIAIVLDNTVYSAPGVSRGAISGGRSEISGDFSINETKDLANILKAGKLPAAAEIVQSDVVGPSLGKEAIDSGLMSFIIGFSLVLIWMVIYYGKTGFYANLALLVNILFIFGALASFGAVLTLPGIAGIVLTIGMAVDANVIIYERAKEELDEGKSVEEAVNYAYTWKGAMSSIFDANITTAITAIILLVFGTGPIKGFATTLLIGIITSLFTAVFVTRMFLDWSLSRKENITFSTSITKNWFKNLNFDFLSKRKITYAISAVMIILSLVSLFTKGLNQGVDFVGGRTYQVRFEKPVSAPEVAADLTAVFGSAEAKVYGNESQLKITTKYKVDEEGEGIDKEVNQMLFEALKKHLPADLTYDQFVKSYDGKQYGVMQASKVSGTISKDIKTNSIWAVLGSLLVVFAYLMISFRKWQFGFGAVAAVAHDVIIVLGIFSFGYTFLPFNMELDQAFIAAILTVIGYSLNDTVIVFDRVREYLDYNSSSDFNGLVNKALNSTLSRTINTSATTLVVLVAIFIFGGETIRGFVFAILVGILVGTYSSIFVATPLMKDVMSDKEAKRMAEFKKED, encoded by the coding sequence ATGCAGAATAAAGGACTGATTAAATTTTTCGCAATTATTTTCGCGTTGGTATGTATTTACCAACTTTCATTCACTTTTGTAGCTAATAGCATAAGTAGTGATGCCAAAACATTTGCAAAAGGAGATTTTTCTAAAGAATTAAGATATTTAGATTCTATTGGAAAAGAAAATGTTTTCTTAGGTAAAACATACAATGAAGTTAGAGATAATCAATTACAAAAAGGTCTTGACTTAGAAGGTGGTATTAACGTAATACTACAAATCTCGGTTAAAGATGTTTTAAACGGATTAGCAAATGATTCTAAAAATCCTGGGTTTAAAAAAGCGTTAGCAGATGCTAAAACAAACCAATCAGGAAATCAAGATTATATTGACGCATTTTTTGTTGAAGCAAATAATGCTAATTTAAAATTAGCTAGCGCAGATATTTTTGGAAATAGAAATTTAGATGAGGTAATTAAATTTGACATGACAAATGCTCAAGTTGAACCAATCATCAAACAAAAAGTTATCGAATCAGTTGAAAGTGCTTTTAAAGTATTAAGAGAACGTATCGATAAATTTGGTGTTACTCAACCTAATATTCAAATGTTAGGAAACTCTGGAAGAATCTTAGTTGAATTGCCTGGAGCTAAAGATGTAGATCGTATTAAAAAATTATTACAAAGTACTGCTCAATTAGAATTTTGGGAAACTTTTAAAGTAGAAGAGATTAGCGGTTTCATAGTCGCTGCTAATGAAGCTTTAAAGAAAACAGAAGTTGAAGTTAAGTCTGAAGTAGTTGAAAATGCTGCAACAGGAATTGATTCTTTATTAACAGATAAATCTGCCGATACGATTAATAAATCTAACGGACCTTTATTTGATAAAATGTTAATGGGTGGTCAACAAGGTTCTCCTTATGTTGGTATCTTTTTAACAAAAGACACTGCACAAGTTAGAGCATATTTAACAAGAAGTGATATTAAATCTTTATTACCTGCTGAATTAGCAAATGTTAAATTTGTATGGGGTAAAATCGATGAAAAAAAACCAGAAGGTGTTGAGTTATATGCCTTAAAAGGAAGTAGAGATGGTAAAGCTCCTATTAGCGGTGGTGTTATTGTAGATGCTACTGATACTTTTGATCAAATGGGTAAACCAGCCGTTTCTATGCAGATGGATGGAACTGGAGCTAGATTATGGGAAAAATTAACAGGATCAGTTTCACAGCAAGGTAATGCAATTGCAATTGTATTAGATAATACGGTTTATTCAGCACCTGGTGTAAGTAGAGGTGCTATTTCTGGAGGTCGTTCTGAGATTTCTGGTGATTTTTCAATTAATGAAACTAAAGATTTAGCAAATATTTTAAAAGCCGGTAAATTACCTGCTGCTGCTGAAATTGTTCAATCAGATGTTGTTGGTCCATCATTAGGTAAAGAAGCAATCGATAGCGGATTAATGTCTTTTATCATTGGTTTCTCATTAGTGTTAATTTGGATGGTAATTTATTATGGTAAAACTGGTTTCTACGCAAACTTAGCTTTATTGGTAAATATTTTATTCATTTTTGGAGCTTTAGCAAGTTTTGGAGCTGTATTAACATTGCCTGGTATTGCTGGTATCGTATTAACAATTGGTATGGCGGTTGATGCTAATGTAATTATATATGAAAGAGCAAAAGAAGAATTAGACGAAGGTAAATCAGTTGAAGAAGCAGTAAATTACGCATATACTTGGAAAGGTGCAATGTCATCTATTTTTGACGCAAATATTACTACTGCAATTACTGCAATTATATTATTAGTATTTGGTACAGGACCAATAAAAGGTTTTGCTACTACATTATTAATTGGTATTATAACTTCACTTTTTACCGCTGTTTTTGTTACTAGAATGTTCTTAGATTGGAGTTTGTCTAGAAAAGAAAATATTACGTTCTCAACATCAATTACTAAAAATTGGTTTAAAAACTTAAACTTTGATTTCTTGTCAAAAAGAAAAATTACTTACGCTATTTCAGCTGTAATGATTATTTTAAGTTTAGTTTCTTTATTTACTAAAGGATTAAATCAAGGTGTTGATTTTGTTGGAGGTAGAACATATCAAGTTCGTTTTGAAAAACCTGTATCTGCACCAGAAGTTGCTGCAGATTTAACAGCTGTTTTTGGAAGTGCTGAAGCTAAAGTGTATGGAAACGAAAGTCAGTTAAAAATTACTACAAAATATAAAGTTGACGAAGAAGGTGAAGGAATAGATAAAGAAGTAAATCAAATGTTATTTGAAGCTCTAAAAAAACACTTACCAGCTGATTTAACTTATGACCAATTTGTAAAATCTTATGACGGTAAACAATATGGTGTAATGCAAGCTTCTAAGGTTTCTGGAACTATTTCTAAAGATATTAAAACAAACTCTATTTGGGCTGTATTAGGTTCTTTATTAGTTGTTTTTGCATATTTGATGATTTCATTTAGAAAATGGCAATTTGGATTTGGAGCAGTTGCAGCAGTTGCTCATGATGTTATTATTGTATTAGGTATTTTCTCTTTTGGTTATACATTTTTACCATTTAATATGGAGTTAGACCAAGCATTTATTGCGGCTATATTAACGGTTATTGGTTATTCTTTAAATGATACTGTAATTGTGTTTGATAGAGTTCGTGAATATCTAGATTATAACTCTTCTTCAGATTTCAATGGATTAGTAAATAAAGCATTAAATTCTACTTTAAGTAGAACAATCAATACTTCTGCAACAACTTTAGTTGTATTAGTTGCAATCTTCATTTTTGGAGGTGAAACTATTAGAGGATTTGTATTTGCTATTTTAGTGGGTATCTTAGTTGGTACTTATTCATCTATTTTCGTTGCAACACCGTTAATGAAAGATGTAATGAGTGATAAAGAAGCTAAGAGAATGGCTGAATTTAAGAAAGAAGATTAA
- the mdh gene encoding malate dehydrogenase: protein MKVTIVGAGNVGATCADVISYRGIASEVVLLDIKEGFAEGKAMDIMQCATTTGFNTKVVGTTGDYSKTANSNVVVITSGIPRKPGMTREELIGINAGIVKSVAENILKHSPNAIIVVVSNPMDTMTYLTLKATGLPKNRVIGMGGALDSSRFKYFLSQALQKPGNDVQGMVIGGHGDTTMIPLTRLASYNGSPVSNFMSQEEMDKVAASTMVGGATLTGLLGTSAWYAPGASVAFLVDSILNDQKRMIPCSVMLDGEYGQSDICIGVPCIIGKDGVEQIVDVKLNDAEKALFAKSAEAVRNMNADLKAVL from the coding sequence ATGAAAGTAACAATAGTAGGTGCGGGAAATGTAGGTGCAACATGTGCAGACGTTATTTCGTACAGAGGAATTGCAAGTGAAGTAGTATTATTAGATATCAAAGAAGGTTTTGCTGAAGGTAAGGCTATGGATATTATGCAATGTGCTACAACAACAGGGTTTAATACAAAAGTGGTTGGTACTACTGGAGATTACTCTAAAACAGCTAATTCAAATGTAGTTGTAATTACATCTGGAATTCCTAGAAAACCTGGTATGACTCGTGAGGAATTAATTGGTATTAATGCAGGAATTGTAAAATCTGTTGCAGAAAATATTTTAAAACATTCTCCAAATGCTATTATTGTAGTAGTGTCTAATCCTATGGATACAATGACATACTTAACATTAAAAGCAACAGGATTACCAAAAAATAGAGTAATAGGAATGGGTGGAGCTTTAGATAGTTCTCGTTTTAAATATTTCTTGTCTCAAGCATTACAAAAACCAGGAAATGATGTTCAAGGAATGGTTATAGGTGGTCACGGTGATACAACTATGATTCCATTAACTCGTTTAGCTTCTTATAATGGTTCACCAGTTTCTAATTTCATGTCTCAAGAAGAAATGGATAAAGTAGCGGCTTCAACTATGGTTGGTGGTGCAACTTTAACAGGTCTTTTAGGAACTTCAGCTTGGTATGCACCAGGAGCTTCGGTAGCATTTTTAGTAGACAGTATCTTAAATGATCAAAAACGTATGATTCCATGTTCAGTTATGTTAGATGGAGAATATGGTCAAAGCGATATTTGTATTGGTGTTCCATGTATCATTGGTAAAGATGGTGTTGAACAAATTGTAGATGTAAAATTAAATGATGCTGAAAAAGCATTATTTGCTAAGTCTGCTGAAGCTGTTAGAAATATGAATGCAGATTTAAAAGCTGTTTTGTAA
- a CDS encoding DUF6588 family protein, whose product MKFHQEESLLRRMLHTQILMRKYQIQIIFICSLFFSLKSNAQSQSELEQIGYLLNDALFYSEQYIIPATDAAVYLSSSSWVSSPKKKKLWDLNMSLHGNMFFVPNNDRSFRVQNSDFQFFELENASSATVPTALGNDNQMYLIGDLGGEQVRLKTPEGINQEIVFYPYLQVNVGLLYGTELIARYSTKTKLKKGDYQVYGFGLNHNISQYFKSLEEKKINISTALIYSKEEITFDFLDIDTAYGNLGINKLSGLVDTFHFQLSASKEFERLEVITSLIANISSFEYVVGGKKGEIEEAFPLQQTVNTLLQRIAKDNVNFLGEISARYQIEKIFLQSSFAFGKFANLNIGVQYQF is encoded by the coding sequence ATGAAGTTCCACCAAGAAGAGAGTTTATTGAGAAGAATGCTGCATACGCAAATATTGATGCGTAAATACCAAATTCAAATAATATTCATTTGCTCATTATTTTTTAGTTTAAAAAGTAATGCTCAATCACAATCTGAATTAGAACAGATAGGGTATCTTTTAAATGATGCCCTTTTCTATTCAGAACAATATATTATACCTGCTACTGATGCAGCAGTTTATCTTTCTTCTTCTAGTTGGGTAAGTTCACCAAAGAAAAAGAAACTTTGGGATCTAAATATGAGTTTGCACGGGAATATGTTTTTTGTTCCAAACAATGATAGGAGTTTCAGGGTTCAGAATTCTGATTTTCAGTTTTTCGAACTAGAAAATGCTTCTTCTGCAACCGTTCCAACAGCATTAGGGAATGATAATCAAATGTATTTAATTGGAGATTTAGGAGGTGAGCAAGTTCGTTTAAAAACTCCAGAAGGAATCAATCAAGAAATAGTTTTTTATCCCTATTTACAGGTTAATGTAGGGTTGCTATATGGTACAGAGTTAATAGCTCGTTATTCTACAAAAACAAAACTTAAAAAAGGTGATTATCAAGTCTATGGTTTCGGTTTAAATCATAATATAAGTCAGTATTTTAAAAGTTTAGAGGAGAAAAAAATTAATATTTCAACAGCCTTGATATACTCTAAAGAAGAAATTACATTTGATTTTTTAGATATTGATACTGCTTATGGTAATTTAGGAATCAATAAATTGTCAGGATTGGTTGATACATTTCATTTTCAATTAAGTGCATCAAAAGAGTTTGAAAGGTTAGAAGTAATCACTTCTCTTATTGCTAATATAAGTAGTTTTGAATATGTAGTAGGAGGTAAAAAAGGAGAAATAGAAGAGGCTTTTCCTTTACAACAAACTGTTAATACATTATTACAGAGAATTGCAAAAGATAATGTCAATTTTTTAGGAGAAATTTCGGCTAGGTATCAAATTGAAAAAATATTTTTACAAAGTTCATTTGCTTTTGGTAAATTTGCAAATCTAAATATAGGAGTTCAATATCAATTTTAA
- the gyrB gene encoding DNA topoisomerase (ATP-hydrolyzing) subunit B, producing the protein MSEEIKKSNYSADSIQALEGMEHVRMRPSMYIGDVGVRGLHHLVYEVVDNSIDEAMGGHCDAIRVDINEDGSVSVEDNGRGIPVDIHKKEGVSALEVVMTKIGAGGKFDKDSYKVSGGLHGVGVSVVNALSNKLRATVHSANGNIYEQEYERGKALYPVKQIGKTDKRGTIVTFYPDDTIFTQTTEFSYDTLSARMRELSFLNKGITITFTDKREKDKDGNFLSEVFHSTEGLKEYIRYLDGNREPIIGHVISMDSDKGEIPVEVALIYNTSYSENIFSYVNNINTHEGGTHLQGFRTGLTRSLKKYADASGMLDKLKFEIAGDDFREGLTAIISVKVSEPQFEGQTKTKLGNREVVSPVSQAVGDMIEAYLEENPNDAKIIVQKVILAAQARHAAKKAREMVQRKTVMGGGGLPGKLSDCSEQDPAKCEVFLVEGDSAGGTAKQGRDRMFQAILPLRGKILNVEKAMQHKVFENEEIRNIFTALGVTIGTEEDSKALNLSKLRYHKVVIMCDADVDGSHISTLILTFFFRFMKELIENGHIYIAAPPLYLVKKGNKKEYAWSDNQRDIIARNMGGSASIQRYKGLGEMNAEQLWDTTMNPEFRTLRQVNIDSLVEADRIFSMLMGDEVPPRREFIEKNAAYANIDA; encoded by the coding sequence ATGAGTGAAGAAATAAAGAAAAGCAATTATTCAGCAGATAGTATTCAGGCGCTAGAAGGAATGGAGCATGTTAGAATGCGTCCTTCGATGTATATTGGAGATGTAGGGGTTAGAGGACTTCATCATTTAGTGTATGAGGTAGTTGATAACTCAATTGATGAAGCAATGGGAGGCCATTGTGATGCTATTCGAGTAGATATTAATGAAGATGGTTCTGTTTCTGTAGAAGATAATGGACGTGGTATTCCTGTAGATATTCATAAAAAAGAGGGGGTTTCTGCACTTGAAGTTGTAATGACTAAAATTGGTGCCGGAGGTAAATTTGATAAAGATTCTTATAAAGTTTCTGGAGGATTACATGGAGTTGGTGTTTCTGTAGTAAATGCATTGTCTAATAAATTACGCGCTACCGTTCACAGTGCTAACGGAAATATTTACGAACAAGAATATGAAAGAGGAAAAGCACTTTATCCTGTAAAGCAAATTGGTAAAACAGATAAACGAGGAACAATTGTAACTTTCTATCCTGATGATACAATTTTTACTCAAACTACAGAGTTCTCTTACGATACTTTATCGGCACGTATGCGCGAATTGTCTTTCTTAAATAAAGGAATTACAATTACTTTTACAGATAAAAGAGAAAAAGATAAAGATGGAAATTTCTTATCAGAAGTTTTTCATTCTACAGAAGGTCTTAAAGAATATATTCGTTATTTAGATGGAAATCGTGAACCAATTATTGGTCATGTAATTTCAATGGATTCAGATAAAGGTGAAATCCCGGTTGAGGTCGCTTTAATTTATAACACATCATATTCTGAAAATATTTTTTCTTATGTAAATAACATTAATACACATGAAGGAGGAACGCATTTACAGGGTTTTAGAACAGGTTTAACACGTTCTTTAAAAAAGTATGCAGATGCTTCTGGAATGTTAGATAAATTAAAATTCGAAATTGCTGGAGATGACTTCCGTGAAGGATTAACAGCTATTATTTCAGTTAAAGTTTCAGAACCTCAGTTTGAAGGACAAACCAAAACAAAACTTGGAAATAGAGAAGTAGTTTCGCCAGTTTCTCAAGCAGTTGGAGATATGATTGAAGCTTATTTGGAAGAAAATCCTAATGATGCAAAAATCATTGTTCAAAAAGTAATCTTGGCCGCACAAGCTCGTCACGCAGCTAAAAAAGCTCGTGAGATGGTTCAAAGAAAAACCGTTATGGGTGGTGGTGGATTGCCTGGAAAATTATCTGACTGTTCAGAACAAGATCCGGCAAAATGTGAAGTATTCCTTGTAGAGGGAGATTCGGCAGGTGGTACTGCAAAACAAGGTCGTGATAGAATGTTTCAGGCCATTTTACCTTTAAGAGGTAAGATTTTGAATGTTGAAAAAGCGATGCAACATAAGGTTTTTGAAAACGAAGAAATTCGAAATATTTTTACTGCTCTTGGTGTAACTATTGGTACAGAAGAAGATAGTAAAGCTTTAAACCTTTCAAAATTACGTTATCATAAAGTAGTTATTATGTGTGATGCCGATGTCGATGGTTCACATATCTCAACTCTTATCCTAACTTTTTTCTTTAGATTTATGAAAGAGTTAATTGAAAACGGGCATATTTATATTGCAGCTCCACCTTTATATTTGGTTAAAAAAGGAAACAAAAAGGAGTATGCTTGGAGTGATAATCAACGTGATATTATTGCTAGAAATATGGGAGGATCAGCAAGTATTCAGCGTTATAAAGGTCTTGGAGAGATGAATGCAGAACAACTTTGGGATACTACGATGAATCCAGAGTTTAGAACGTTACGTCAAGTGAATATTGATAGTTTAGTAGAGGCAGATAGAATATTCTCAATGCTAATGGGAGATGAAGTTCCACCAAGAAGAGAGTTTATTGAGAAGAATGCTGCATACGCAAATATTGATGCGTAA
- the asnB gene encoding asparagine synthase B, translating to MCGIVCAFDLKQAAETLRPKVLEMSKKIRHRGPDWSGIYSDEKAIMSHERLAIVDPASGKQPLFSKDKSLVLAANGEIYNHRELRKQFEGKYEFQTESDCEVILALYQEKGPHFVDEMNGIFGFAIYDVAKNEYFIARDHMGIIPLYIGWDEHGTFYVASELKALEGVCTKIELFPPGHYMSSKDGKFVQWYKREWIEFDAVKENKTSIEEIKVALEAALKRQLMSDVPYGVLLSGGLDSSITSAIAKKYAQKRIESNDASEAWYPQLHSFAVGLEGSPDLAAAQKVADHLKTIHHEIKFTIQEGLDAIRDVIYNIETYDVTTIRASTPMYLMARVIKSMGIKMVLSGEGSDELFGGYLYFHKAPNAQEFHEETVRKLSKLHMYDCLRANKSLAAWGIEGRVPFLDKEFMDVAMRINPQDKMINGERMEKWVLRKAFEDMLPESVAWRQKEQFSDGVGYSWIDTLKEVVAKEVSDEQLANAKYKFPIQTPTSKEEYYYRSIFTEHFPSDAAALSVPQEASVACSTKIALEWDEAFKNMNDPSGRAVANVHTEAY from the coding sequence ATGTGCGGAATAGTATGTGCCTTCGATCTAAAACAAGCAGCTGAAACGTTAAGACCAAAAGTTTTGGAGATGTCTAAAAAAATTCGTCATCGCGGACCAGATTGGAGTGGAATTTATAGTGATGAAAAAGCAATCATGTCTCATGAGCGTTTAGCAATTGTTGACCCAGCTTCAGGTAAACAACCATTATTTTCAAAAGATAAAAGTCTGGTTTTAGCAGCTAATGGAGAAATATACAATCACAGAGAATTAAGAAAGCAATTTGAAGGAAAATACGAATTTCAAACAGAAAGTGATTGCGAAGTCATTTTAGCTTTGTACCAAGAAAAAGGACCTCATTTTGTTGATGAAATGAACGGAATTTTTGGATTTGCTATTTATGATGTTGCAAAAAATGAATATTTCATTGCACGTGATCACATGGGAATTATACCTTTATATATTGGTTGGGACGAACACGGAACATTTTATGTTGCTTCCGAATTAAAAGCTTTAGAAGGAGTTTGTACAAAAATTGAATTATTTCCACCAGGACATTATATGTCGAGTAAAGATGGAAAATTTGTGCAATGGTATAAAAGAGAATGGATAGAATTCGACGCTGTAAAAGAAAACAAAACAAGTATTGAAGAAATTAAAGTCGCATTAGAAGCTGCTTTAAAAAGACAATTAATGAGCGATGTTCCTTATGGAGTTTTACTTTCAGGAGGATTAGATTCCTCAATCACTTCGGCAATAGCTAAAAAATATGCACAAAAACGAATTGAATCGAATGATGCTTCAGAAGCTTGGTATCCACAATTGCATTCTTTTGCGGTTGGTTTAGAAGGTTCACCTGATTTGGCTGCAGCCCAAAAAGTAGCAGATCATTTAAAAACAATTCATCACGAAATAAAATTCACTATCCAAGAAGGTTTAGATGCAATTAGAGATGTAATTTACAATATTGAAACCTATGACGTTACAACAATAAGAGCTTCAACTCCTATGTATTTAATGGCAAGAGTAATCAAGTCAATGGGAATTAAAATGGTTCTTTCTGGAGAAGGTTCAGATGAGTTGTTTGGAGGTTATTTATATTTTCATAAAGCACCTAACGCACAAGAATTTCACGAAGAAACCGTTCGTAAATTAAGTAAATTACACATGTATGATTGTCTTCGTGCTAATAAGAGTTTAGCAGCCTGGGGAATTGAAGGTCGTGTTCCTTTTTTGGATAAAGAATTTATGGATGTAGCTATGCGAATCAATCCACAAGATAAAATGATTAACGGAGAACGCATGGAAAAATGGGTTTTACGAAAAGCTTTCGAAGACATGTTGCCAGAAAGTGTAGCTTGGAGACAAAAAGAACAATTTAGTGATGGAGTAGGTTATAGTTGGATTGATACTTTAAAAGAAGTGGTAGCCAAAGAAGTTTCAGACGAACAATTAGCCAATGCGAAATACAAGTTTCCAATTCAAACACCAACATCAAAAGAAGAATATTATTACCGTTCAATATTTACAGAACACTTTCCAAGTGATGCAGCGGCATTAAGTGTTCCGCAAGAAGCAAGTGTAGCTTGTAGTACAAAAATCGCATTAGAATGGGATGAAGCTTTCAAAAATATGAATGATCCATCAGGAAGAGCAGTAGCAAATGTGCATACGGAAGCTTATTAG